A genomic stretch from Methylophilus medardicus includes:
- a CDS encoding GNAT family N-acetyltransferase — protein MDISQLSFVWYRGLQAISAADWQALAGAHPMLDYHFLRAFELSAAVDHQTGWTPYHLAVFEGAQLVAAAPCYLKTHSYGEYVFDWSWAEAYEQAGGQYYPKLISAIPFSPVTGPRLLIHPDYTAPQALAIAMVSQMRALCQSHGFSGLHVLFPDASSANACAETEGLRRTGVQFRWENLSYVDWEAFLAVLSRDKRKKIRQERNKVQQQGVQCRVMTGHTVSPEALALFYQCYCNTYHRHGSSPYLPLTFFEQVVREMPDQFILFIASQDGVDVAASVCVLGQDTLYGRYWGSLRDISCLHFELCYYQPQQFCIGHGIRYFEGGAQGVHKLARGFVPYTTCSYHWLTHPDFHQSVARFLDREAGTMQAYVDELEERSPYKVTPASD, from the coding sequence ATGGATATCAGTCAATTATCGTTTGTCTGGTATCGAGGCTTACAGGCCATCTCGGCGGCGGATTGGCAAGCCTTGGCAGGCGCACATCCCATGCTCGATTACCATTTTCTACGCGCATTTGAGTTGTCTGCAGCGGTAGATCATCAAACCGGTTGGACGCCCTATCACCTTGCGGTGTTCGAGGGTGCGCAATTAGTCGCCGCGGCCCCTTGTTATTTAAAAACGCATTCTTACGGCGAATATGTTTTCGATTGGTCATGGGCGGAAGCTTACGAACAGGCGGGTGGCCAATATTATCCCAAGCTGATTTCCGCCATTCCGTTTTCGCCAGTGACAGGCCCGCGTTTACTTATTCATCCTGATTACACCGCGCCGCAGGCGTTGGCGATAGCCATGGTGTCGCAAATGCGGGCGTTATGCCAAAGCCATGGTTTTTCTGGCTTGCATGTGTTGTTCCCAGATGCGTCGTCGGCGAATGCTTGCGCAGAGACTGAGGGATTGCGTCGCACGGGTGTGCAGTTTCGTTGGGAAAACCTGTCCTATGTCGATTGGGAGGCGTTTCTTGCGGTGCTCAGTCGCGACAAGCGCAAGAAGATTCGCCAGGAGCGCAACAAAGTGCAGCAGCAGGGGGTGCAATGCCGCGTCATGACGGGACACACCGTGTCGCCGGAAGCCTTGGCTTTGTTTTATCAGTGCTATTGCAACACCTATCACCGGCATGGCAGTTCACCCTATCTACCGCTCACATTTTTTGAGCAAGTCGTTCGCGAGATGCCAGATCAGTTTATCTTGTTCATTGCATCCCAGGACGGCGTGGATGTGGCCGCCAGTGTCTGTGTATTAGGCCAAGATACCCTATATGGGCGCTACTGGGGCAGCTTAAGAGACATCTCTTGTTTGCATTTTGAGTTGTGCTATTACCAGCCACAACAGTTTTGTATCGGTCATGGCATCCGCTATTTTGAAGGCGGCGCGCAAGGGGTGCACAAGCTGGCACGCGGCTTTGTGCCTTACACGACCTGTTCTTATCATTGGTTGACTCACCCTGACTTTCATCAAAGTGTGGCCCGTTTTCTCGATCGCGAAGCCGGGACGATGCAAGCATATGTGGATGAACTGGAAGAGCGCAGTCCTTACAAAGTCACCCCCGCTTCAGACTAA
- a CDS encoding SDR family oxidoreductase, which yields MHTKTVLITGANRGIGLEYVKQYAENGDQVYATVRDLNQAAALRHLASQHDNVELLTLEVADVSAIRALANVLSTLTVDILISNAGTYPDSAFGNTDVQAWLHAFQVNTLSTYYLAEAFLPQLQRADAAKFIAMTSKMGSIADNGRGGEYIYRSSKTALNMVVKSLAIDLRPSNITVAALHPGWVRTEMGGPNGLIDTQTSVRGLRQVIAQLDTHQSGHFIAYDGQEIPW from the coding sequence GGCTGGAATACGTCAAGCAGTATGCCGAAAACGGTGATCAGGTGTATGCCACGGTCCGCGATCTCAACCAGGCAGCGGCGCTAAGACATCTGGCCAGCCAGCATGACAACGTGGAGTTACTGACGCTAGAGGTCGCTGATGTGTCCGCCATTCGTGCATTGGCTAACGTGCTATCCACGCTCACCGTGGATATTTTGATCAGCAATGCCGGCACCTATCCAGACAGCGCGTTCGGCAACACCGATGTGCAGGCCTGGTTACATGCCTTTCAAGTGAATACGCTCTCTACATATTATTTGGCAGAGGCTTTTTTACCACAATTGCAGCGCGCGGATGCCGCCAAATTCATCGCCATGACCAGCAAAATGGGCAGTATTGCTGACAATGGTCGTGGTGGAGAATATATTTATCGCAGCAGCAAAACAGCTTTGAACATGGTGGTTAAAAGTCTCGCCATCGACTTACGCCCGTCTAATATCACCGTGGCGGCTTTACACCCTGGCTGGGTACGCACAGAGATGGGCGGGCCCAATGGATTGATTGATACCCAGACCAGTGTGCGCGGATTACGCCAAGTGATTGCGCAACTAGATACCCATCAATCAGGTCACTTTATTGCCTATGACGGTCAAGAGATTCCCTGGTAA
- a CDS encoding glutathione S-transferase, with protein sequence MALPILYSYRRCPYAMRARMALWAAQISVEVREVSLRDKPAHLLQISPKGTVPVLQLPDGKVLEQSLDIMQWALAQSDAQGWLNADPQAVNHLIHSNDGAFKKALDRYKYPERYPEHSQQFYREQGEQFLQTLETALQQHAYLLGGSASLVDVAIFPFIRQFAAVDADWFATGPYPQLSAWLAGWLESPLFVEVMQKFPAFKA encoded by the coding sequence ATGGCGCTGCCTATTTTATATTCCTATCGTCGCTGTCCGTATGCCATGCGTGCCCGCATGGCCTTATGGGCAGCGCAGATATCGGTCGAAGTGCGCGAAGTCTCCTTGCGTGATAAGCCAGCCCATTTATTACAGATTTCGCCGAAAGGCACGGTGCCGGTTTTGCAACTGCCAGACGGTAAGGTGTTGGAGCAAAGCCTAGATATTATGCAATGGGCCCTTGCGCAGAGCGATGCTCAAGGCTGGCTGAATGCGGACCCGCAGGCCGTGAATCATCTGATTCACAGCAACGATGGCGCATTTAAAAAGGCGCTCGACCGCTACAAATATCCAGAGCGTTACCCCGAGCATTCGCAACAGTTTTACCGTGAACAGGGGGAGCAGTTTTTACAAACGTTAGAAACCGCTTTGCAGCAACATGCCTATCTGTTGGGGGGATCTGCCAGTTTGGTCGATGTTGCGATTTTTCCGTTTATCAGGCAATTTGCCGCGGTGGATGCCGATTGGTTTGCAACTGGCCCCTATCCGCAACTCAGCGCATGGTTAGCGGGCTGGTTAGAAAGTCCGTTGTTCGTCGAGGTGATGCAGAAGTTTCCTGCCTTCAAGGCCTAA
- a CDS encoding PhoH family protein, whose translation MEITLTPEDNLMLANLCGPLDENIRQLANGLDIDINRRGNTFHLSGTQSNMRLGAQLLENFYGRAKKPIELEDIQLGLVEIDKLKPEQVASSHMPALMTRRGDLHGRTPRQVSYLQQIQDHDITFGIGPAGTGKTYLAVASAVDAMTRDRVKRIVLVRPAVEAGERLGFLPGDLNQKVDPYLRPLYDALYDLAGYDTVNKMFERGAIEVAPLAYMRGRTLNQSFIILDEAQNTTPEQMKMFLTRIGFGTKAVITGDVTQIDLQRHQKSGLVEAQKILKDVKGIAFTHFLSQDVVRHPLVQKIINAYEKFELNAQKNES comes from the coding sequence ATGGAAATTACCCTAACGCCCGAAGACAATCTGATGCTGGCTAACTTATGTGGCCCACTCGATGAAAACATCCGCCAATTAGCCAATGGGCTCGATATTGACATCAACCGTCGTGGCAACACATTTCACTTAAGCGGCACACAAAGTAATATGCGGCTGGGCGCACAATTGCTAGAGAATTTCTATGGGCGCGCAAAAAAACCAATCGAGCTGGAAGATATCCAGCTAGGGTTAGTAGAAATCGACAAACTCAAACCCGAGCAAGTCGCCAGTAGCCACATGCCGGCATTGATGACGCGGCGCGGCGACCTGCATGGCCGCACACCCCGTCAGGTCAGCTATTTGCAGCAAATTCAAGACCACGATATTACGTTTGGTATCGGCCCAGCAGGCACCGGCAAAACCTATCTCGCCGTCGCCAGTGCGGTAGATGCCATGACGCGTGATCGGGTGAAAAGAATTGTATTGGTCCGACCGGCGGTAGAGGCCGGTGAACGTCTAGGCTTTTTACCTGGCGACTTGAATCAGAAAGTGGATCCCTACCTGCGCCCTTTGTATGACGCGCTATATGACTTGGCGGGCTACGATACCGTGAATAAAATGTTTGAACGAGGAGCGATTGAAGTCGCGCCGCTTGCTTACATGCGCGGCCGCACGCTGAACCAAAGCTTTATTATTCTAGATGAAGCGCAAAATACAACACCTGAACAAATGAAAATGTTTTTAACTCGTATCGGCTTTGGCACCAAAGCGGTGATCACAGGCGACGTGACACAGATTGACTTACAGCGTCACCAGAAAAGCGGCCTAGTAGAGGCGCAGAAGATTCTCAAAGACGTGAAAGGCATAGCCTTCACGCACTTTCTGTCACAGGATGTCGTTCGACATCCGTTGGTACAAAAGATTATCAACGCGTATGAGAAGTTTGAGTTAAACGCGCAAAAAAATGAATCCTAA
- the ompR gene encoding osmolarity response regulator transcription factor OmpR, translating into MAEQLKKILMVDDDLRMRELLQRYLTEQGFNIKSVSDGRELDKAMAAESFDLLILDLMLPGEDGLAICRRLRGANHVTPIIMLTARGDEVDRIVGLEMGADDYLPKPFNPRELLARINAVLRRHEITPKQVVEEKNASFQFGEFVFDINTRSLTKNGVPITITSGEFTLLKVFTEHPRQPLSRDRLMQLARGRELDVFDRSIDVQVSRLRRIIEPDPAHPRYLQTMWGFGYVFIPDGEAPQ; encoded by the coding sequence ATGGCAGAACAGTTAAAAAAAATATTGATGGTAGATGATGATTTGCGGATGCGCGAACTTTTACAGCGCTACCTGACAGAACAAGGCTTCAATATCAAATCCGTTTCCGATGGTAGAGAGCTCGACAAAGCCATGGCAGCAGAGAGCTTTGACCTGTTAATTCTCGACCTGATGTTGCCCGGCGAAGATGGCCTTGCCATTTGCCGTAGGCTACGCGGCGCCAATCATGTAACCCCTATCATCATGCTGACCGCGCGTGGAGATGAAGTGGATCGTATCGTTGGTCTGGAGATGGGCGCCGACGACTATCTGCCCAAGCCGTTCAACCCGCGTGAGTTACTGGCCCGGATCAATGCAGTATTACGCCGCCACGAAATCACCCCAAAACAGGTGGTCGAAGAAAAAAATGCCTCTTTCCAATTTGGCGAGTTCGTGTTCGATATCAACACACGCAGCCTCACCAAGAATGGTGTACCCATCACCATTACCAGCGGCGAATTTACACTGCTCAAAGTGTTCACTGAGCACCCACGTCAACCTTTGTCGCGCGATCGCCTGATGCAGCTAGCGCGAGGGCGTGAGCTGGATGTGTTCGATCGAAGCATCGATGTGCAAGTGTCACGCCTACGCCGCATCATCGAGCCTGACCCTGCGCATCCTCGCTATTTGCAAACCATGTGGGGCTTTGGTTATGTCTTTATTCCAGACGGTGAAGCACCGCAATAA
- the miaB gene encoding tRNA (N6-isopentenyl adenosine(37)-C2)-methylthiotransferase MiaB, which translates to MKQDSGKKIFIKSFGCQMNEYDASRMVDLMREHDGMTQTDNMEEADVILLNTCSVREKAEEKVFSHLGRMIPLKQKNPNLVIGVGGCVASQEGDAIIKRAPYVDVVFGPQTLHRLPALIQAKRTENKPQVDITFPEIEKFDHLPPPRIEGATAFLSIMEGCSKYCSFCVVPYTRGEEFSRPFEDVLTEAIQLAEQGVKELTLLGQNVNAYRVQYQGIEADLALLIETIAEIPQIERIRYTTSHPNEMSERLIACHATVPKLANQLHLPVQAGSDRILMAMKRNYTTLQYKGLIRKLKAANPALTITSDIIVGFPGETEKDFQATLKLMRDVGFDYSFSFLYSPRPGTPASYLPDETPTSEKAAWLKQLQTENEANGDAISRAMLGTVQRVLIDGPSWKDPGLLAGKTDNGRVVDIAADARFIHHMVEVKITDVYNPKRLVGEIVNEAWKLP; encoded by the coding sequence ATGAAGCAGGACAGCGGAAAAAAAATATTCATCAAGTCGTTTGGTTGCCAGATGAACGAGTACGATGCCTCACGCATGGTGGATCTCATGCGCGAACATGATGGGATGACCCAGACCGACAACATGGAAGAAGCGGATGTGATCCTGCTCAACACCTGCTCGGTGCGTGAAAAAGCCGAAGAAAAAGTATTCAGCCACCTTGGTCGCATGATTCCGCTCAAACAAAAAAACCCCAATCTAGTGATTGGCGTCGGCGGTTGCGTCGCCAGCCAAGAAGGCGATGCGATTATCAAACGTGCCCCATATGTGGACGTAGTGTTTGGACCGCAAACCTTGCACCGCCTGCCCGCACTGATCCAAGCCAAGCGCACTGAAAACAAACCGCAGGTCGACATCACCTTCCCTGAAATTGAAAAATTTGACCATTTGCCGCCGCCACGCATTGAAGGCGCCACTGCCTTTTTAAGCATCATGGAAGGCTGCAGTAAATATTGTAGTTTTTGCGTGGTGCCTTACACGCGAGGCGAAGAGTTTTCGCGCCCGTTTGAAGATGTGCTGACTGAGGCCATACAACTGGCGGAGCAAGGCGTCAAAGAACTCACCTTGCTTGGACAAAACGTGAACGCCTACCGTGTGCAATATCAAGGCATTGAGGCAGACTTGGCCTTACTAATTGAGACCATTGCTGAGATTCCACAAATTGAGCGTATTCGTTATACCACCAGCCACCCGAACGAAATGAGTGAGCGTCTGATTGCCTGCCATGCGACGGTGCCCAAACTGGCCAATCAATTGCACCTGCCGGTGCAAGCCGGCAGCGATCGTATTCTGATGGCGATGAAACGTAACTATACGACGCTGCAGTACAAAGGTCTGATTCGCAAACTCAAAGCAGCCAATCCGGCGCTGACCATCACGAGCGACATCATCGTGGGCTTCCCTGGCGAGACGGAAAAAGACTTTCAAGCCACACTCAAACTGATGCGCGACGTTGGCTTTGATTACAGCTTCAGCTTTTTATACAGTCCGCGGCCGGGCACCCCGGCCAGCTATCTGCCAGACGAGACGCCTACCAGCGAAAAAGCCGCATGGCTGAAGCAGCTGCAAACTGAAAACGAAGCCAATGGCGATGCGATCAGCCGCGCCATGTTAGGCACGGTGCAACGCGTGCTGATTGATGGGCCTTCTTGGAAAGACCCAGGCCTGTTAGCGGGCAAAACCGACAATGGCCGCGTAGTAGATATTGCAGCCGACGCACGTTTTATCCATCACATGGTCGAAGTCAAGATCACCGATGTCTATAACCCCAAACGCCTGGTTGGCGAAATTGTGAATGAAGCATGGAAATTACCCTAA
- a CDS encoding quinone-dependent dihydroorotate dehydrogenase, giving the protein MNIYPLLKPLLFQLEAEHAHDVTLQSLKRAEQWGLLQLLGSRLPDQPTQVMGLTFPNPVGLAAGLDKNAAVIDGMAALGFGFIEVGTVTPRAQPGNPKPRLFRVPEAEGIINRFGFNNLGLDQLIQNVKAAKFKGILGINIGKNFDTPNERAAEDYLICMRKAYSHASYITVNISSPNTKNLRALQEKDALGQLLATLKAEQKILSQVHGKYVPVALKIAPDLTTEQVQEIAELLMQHGMDGVIATNTTLARDAVAGLPHAEEAGGLSGAPVKAGSTRVIQTLAASLQGSLPIIGVGGILNGEDAKEKMAAGASLVQLYSGLIYKGPQLITDCRKALM; this is encoded by the coding sequence ATGAATATTTACCCACTACTGAAGCCTTTGCTGTTTCAACTCGAAGCAGAACATGCGCACGATGTGACGTTGCAGTCACTCAAGCGCGCCGAACAATGGGGCTTACTGCAATTGCTCGGCAGCCGTTTGCCAGATCAACCCACTCAAGTCATGGGCCTGACGTTTCCTAACCCAGTGGGATTGGCAGCGGGCTTAGATAAGAACGCTGCGGTGATTGATGGCATGGCAGCACTCGGCTTTGGTTTTATTGAGGTGGGGACCGTCACGCCGCGTGCACAACCTGGCAACCCTAAACCGCGCTTATTTCGTGTGCCAGAGGCAGAGGGCATTATTAATCGCTTTGGCTTTAATAACTTGGGGCTGGATCAATTGATCCAAAACGTGAAAGCGGCCAAGTTCAAAGGCATTCTAGGCATTAATATTGGTAAAAACTTTGATACGCCGAATGAACGGGCTGCCGAGGATTATCTGATTTGCATGCGTAAAGCGTATAGCCACGCCAGTTATATCACGGTCAATATCTCTTCACCGAATACCAAAAACCTGCGCGCCCTGCAAGAAAAAGACGCGCTGGGCCAGTTGTTGGCAACCCTTAAAGCGGAGCAAAAAATCTTGTCGCAGGTGCATGGTAAATATGTGCCGGTGGCATTGAAAATTGCCCCCGATTTGACCACCGAACAAGTGCAGGAAATCGCCGAGTTGCTGATGCAGCATGGCATGGATGGCGTGATTGCCACCAATACCACGCTGGCGCGTGATGCGGTAGCGGGTCTGCCCCATGCTGAGGAAGCGGGTGGGCTATCTGGCGCGCCGGTCAAAGCCGGGTCAACCCGTGTCATTCAAACGCTGGCGGCTTCGCTCCAGGGCAGCTTACCGATTATCGGTGTCGGCGGTATTTTAAATGGCGAGGATGCCAAAGAGAAAATGGCGGCAGGCGCCAGCTTGGTGCAACTGTACAGCGGGCTGATATATAAAGGCCCGCAGCTCATTACGGACTGTCGCAAAGCGCTAATGTAA
- the cysG gene encoding siroheme synthase CysG, with product MQALPIFFNIAQRPCIVIGGGDVATRKVLMLRKAQGQITVISPALCDELRVLAEQGEIAYVPAEFHAEQLTSACLVIAATDDESVNEAVSIAAKRLNIPVNVVDAPALCTFTMGSIIDRSPIVIAISSEGNAPVLARHIRSKIETMLPAAYGRIANIAGEFREQVKAKFTNMPARRRFWEDVLNGPLVERVLSGQEHAARELLASLLQQTEDAPTRGEVYLVGGGPGDPDLLTFRALRLMQQCDVCVYDKLVSKEVMELVRRDAELVFVGKSRDQHTLPQEEINQLLARLALEGKRVLRLKGGDPFIFGRGGEEIETLMQHGVPFQVVPGITAANGVSTYAGIPLTHRDYAQACLFITGHLKDGTVDLDWQAMARPNQTVVIYMGLVGLAQICSNLIAQGVSPDMPAAVIQQGTTQKQRVVESTLQHLAAEVAAAGLKPPSLTIIGEVVKLRARLNWFTPAE from the coding sequence ATGCAAGCCTTACCGATTTTTTTTAATATTGCGCAACGACCTTGTATTGTGATCGGCGGGGGCGATGTTGCCACACGTAAGGTGCTGATGTTGCGCAAGGCACAGGGTCAGATTACTGTTATTTCTCCTGCGTTGTGCGATGAGTTGCGTGTGCTGGCTGAGCAAGGGGAGATCGCGTACGTACCGGCTGAGTTTCACGCTGAGCAGTTGACCAGTGCTTGTTTAGTCATTGCAGCCACCGATGATGAGTCGGTGAATGAGGCCGTTTCTATTGCCGCTAAACGCCTGAATATCCCGGTGAATGTGGTTGATGCGCCAGCCTTATGCACCTTTACCATGGGGTCTATTATTGACCGCAGTCCAATCGTGATCGCGATTTCTAGTGAGGGCAATGCGCCGGTGCTGGCGCGGCACATTCGCAGCAAGATTGAAACCATGTTGCCTGCGGCGTATGGCCGAATCGCGAATATTGCGGGTGAGTTTCGTGAGCAAGTGAAAGCCAAGTTTACCAATATGCCCGCACGGCGCCGTTTTTGGGAGGATGTCCTCAATGGGCCGTTGGTCGAGCGGGTATTGTCCGGCCAAGAGCACGCGGCGCGCGAGCTGCTAGCGTCATTATTGCAACAAACGGAAGATGCGCCCACCCGCGGTGAAGTCTATCTAGTGGGTGGTGGGCCGGGGGATCCCGATTTGCTCACCTTTAGGGCGTTGCGCTTGATGCAGCAATGCGATGTTTGCGTCTATGACAAATTAGTCAGTAAAGAGGTGATGGAGCTGGTGCGGCGCGATGCCGAGTTGGTGTTTGTGGGTAAATCACGCGACCAGCATACGTTGCCGCAAGAAGAAATTAACCAATTGCTGGCGCGGCTCGCGCTTGAGGGCAAGCGTGTCTTGCGCTTAAAAGGCGGCGACCCGTTTATTTTTGGTCGCGGTGGTGAAGAGATTGAAACCCTGATGCAGCATGGCGTGCCATTTCAAGTCGTGCCCGGAATTACGGCAGCCAATGGCGTCTCCACTTATGCGGGGATTCCCCTAACGCACCGAGATTATGCACAAGCCTGCTTGTTTATTACCGGGCATTTGAAAGATGGCACGGTAGATCTCGACTGGCAAGCGATGGCACGGCCGAATCAAACCGTGGTTATTTATATGGGCTTGGTGGGCTTGGCGCAAATTTGCAGCAATCTGATCGCGCAAGGCGTGTCGCCCGACATGCCTGCTGCGGTGATTCAGCAGGGGACAACACAAAAGCAGCGGGTGGTGGAATCTACCCTGCAACACTTAGCGGCCGAAGTGGCTGCTGCTGGCTTGAAACCGCCTAGCCTTACAATTATTGGAGAGGTCGTGAAGTTGCGCGCGCGACTTAACTGGTTTACGCCAGCGGAATAG
- a CDS encoding sensor histidine kinase: MRLLPRRLLSRIMLLIAILLAVSIYASLKIFDYFDREPRATAAALQAVTIVNYTRASLIASHENRRLALLSELSGREGVRVYAADFLEDIEPLPLDPFINLVAQKIRERLGEETIITVNHYDIPGLWISFNVGQDDFWVVIPKIQVDRPFPWHWLGWAAVVGLLSLIGGYLLTARINRPLTMLVHAAERLRNGEPAPKLPEDSVEELREVTHTFNEMAESLARLDAERTLLLAGVSHDIRTPLARLRLAVEMLPQEADYMKHGMIEDISDMDNIIHQFLDFVRGVEGEPTRMMDINDLLHALAERQRRAGRELKVSLGPKYFIPIRPLAMQRLLDNLVGNAYNYGKGKVEVRSQVMADKIVISVLDNGPGIPPEHAERLLRPFERMDSARNKYEGGSGLGLAICNRIATLHSGQLALLNRPEGGLEARLSLPILPNA; encoded by the coding sequence GTGCGCTTACTGCCTCGCAGACTGCTCTCTCGCATCATGTTACTGATCGCCATTTTATTGGCGGTCAGTATCTATGCTTCGCTCAAAATCTTTGATTACTTCGATCGTGAACCAAGAGCGACTGCGGCAGCTTTGCAAGCAGTGACCATTGTGAATTACACGCGTGCATCTTTAATCGCCTCCCACGAAAACCGCAGACTCGCCCTATTGTCTGAGCTCTCCGGACGCGAAGGCGTACGTGTGTATGCCGCAGACTTTTTAGAAGATATTGAACCACTCCCGCTGGATCCGTTCATCAATTTGGTCGCGCAAAAAATCCGTGAGCGCTTAGGCGAAGAGACCATTATCACAGTCAATCACTACGATATTCCTGGTCTTTGGATTAGCTTTAACGTTGGACAAGATGATTTCTGGGTGGTGATCCCTAAAATTCAGGTCGACCGCCCTTTTCCATGGCACTGGCTAGGCTGGGCAGCGGTAGTCGGGCTATTGTCACTGATTGGCGGCTACCTGTTGACCGCGAGAATCAACCGACCGCTGACCATGCTGGTGCATGCCGCCGAGCGCTTGCGTAACGGTGAACCCGCGCCCAAATTACCCGAAGACAGCGTAGAAGAACTCCGCGAAGTGACGCACACTTTTAATGAAATGGCTGAGTCTTTGGCCAGGCTGGATGCAGAGCGCACACTATTGCTGGCTGGCGTATCGCACGACATTCGGACGCCTTTGGCGCGCTTGCGGCTGGCGGTTGAAATGCTGCCGCAAGAAGCGGACTACATGAAACACGGCATGATTGAAGATATTTCTGATATGGATAATATCATTCACCAGTTTTTAGACTTTGTGCGTGGGGTGGAGGGGGAACCGACCCGCATGATGGACATCAATGATTTGCTGCACGCCTTGGCAGAACGCCAGCGCCGTGCGGGCCGCGAACTGAAAGTCTCATTGGGTCCGAAGTATTTTATTCCGATCCGCCCGCTTGCCATGCAGCGTTTGTTGGACAACCTCGTCGGCAATGCCTACAACTACGGCAAAGGAAAAGTAGAAGTGCGCAGCCAAGTGATGGCCGACAAAATCGTGATTAGTGTGCTCGACAACGGCCCTGGCATCCCCCCTGAACATGCCGAGCGCTTATTGCGCCCATTCGAGCGCATGGATAGCGCCCGCAACAAATATGAAGGCGGCAGTGGCCTCGGACTGGCCATTTGCAACCGGATTGCCACCTTACATAGCGGGCAACTCGCCTTACTCAATCGGCCGGAGGGCGGGCTGGAAGCCAGGCTCTCGCTGCCGATTTTGCCCAATGCTTGA
- a CDS encoding DUF3149 domain-containing protein, with translation MKILIDLFSTDYGLMSFIVIAIIFLVMTWAGVYVTLKARQK, from the coding sequence ATGAAAATTTTGATTGATTTGTTTTCTACGGATTATGGTTTGATGAGTTTTATCGTCATTGCGATTATTTTTTTGGTGATGACTTGGGCGGGCGTTTATGTCACGCTCAAAGCTCGCCAAAAATAA